A genome region from bacterium includes the following:
- a CDS encoding sigma-54-dependent Fis family transcriptional regulator, giving the protein TNAPVLITGESGTGKELAARALHTLSRRKDDPFVQINCAAIPDTLVESELFGYERGAFTDARQSNKGRFRLAQNGTLFLDEIGDLSLIAQSKILLVLEQQEVFPLGGGRSEKLDVRFIFATNQDLEKMLAEGKFRQDLFYRINVASITLAPLRERREDIVPMAEYFLQRFEKIYPGTPKKLTDDARTYLLSMEWEGNVRQVRNVMEKISILSNADKITARLLKNILEYKGQEFNPPSPTHETLHAARENFERTYIQSIMNELNGNVQQTAAVLGLNRSHLYRKLEQLGIEPGKPLSAV; this is encoded by the coding sequence ACCAATGCGCCGGTCCTGATCACCGGCGAGAGCGGAACCGGCAAAGAGCTGGCCGCCCGCGCCCTGCATACGCTGAGTAGGAGAAAGGACGATCCCTTTGTTCAGATCAATTGCGCGGCGATTCCGGACACTCTGGTGGAAAGTGAACTGTTCGGTTATGAACGGGGCGCCTTTACCGATGCGCGACAGTCTAATAAGGGCCGGTTTCGACTGGCGCAAAATGGAACCCTGTTTTTAGATGAAATCGGGGATCTCAGTCTAATCGCGCAATCGAAAATACTGCTGGTTCTGGAACAGCAGGAGGTCTTTCCGCTGGGAGGAGGGAGATCAGAGAAGCTCGATGTCCGGTTCATCTTTGCCACCAACCAGGATTTAGAGAAAATGCTCGCCGAGGGCAAATTTCGTCAGGATCTATTTTACCGCATCAATGTCGCCTCCATCACCCTGGCTCCGCTGCGCGAGCGTCGTGAGGATATCGTGCCGATGGCAGAATATTTTTTGCAGCGATTTGAAAAGATCTATCCAGGAACGCCCAAAAAACTGACCGATGACGCCAGAACCTATCTGCTGTCCATGGAGTGGGAGGGCAACGTCCGGCAGGTCCGCAATGTCATGGAAAAAATTTCCATTCTGTCCAATGCGGACAAAATAACCGCCCGGCTGTTAAAAAACATTCTCGAGTACAAAGGCCAGGAGTTCAATCCACCGTCGCCGACACACGAGACCCTGCATGCTGCCCGCGAAAATTTCGAACGGACCTATATCCAATCCATTATGAATGAACTCAACGGCAATGTTCAGCAGACC